The stretch of DNA TAATGAGATTATTGTGTTTCCAGGATTTTTTGGTTATTCAAAAGAAGGATCGCTCGTAACTTTTTCACGAGGGGGGTCTGATATTACCGGTTCCATTTTAGCAGCAGGCGTAAAAGCTGATTTATATGAAAATTTTACAGATGTTGATTCAGTTTTTGCTGCCAACCCTAATATTATTGATAATCCTGTTAAAATTAAAAAAATGACTTACCGAGAAATGCGTGAGTTGTCTTATGCAGGTTTCTCCGTGTTTCATGATGAAGCTTTATTTCCGGCATTCAGAAATGGAATTCCTGTTTGCGTAAAAAATACAAATAACCCGTCTTCTTCAGGAACGATGATTATCGCTGAGAGAGAATACTTCATGAATCCAGTTATAGGAAT from Desertibacillus haloalkaliphilus encodes:
- a CDS encoding amino acid kinase family protein, whose translation is NEIIVFPGFFGYSKEGSLVTFSRGGSDITGSILAAGVKADLYENFTDVDSVFAANPNIIDNPVKIKKMTYREMRELSYAGFSVFHDEALFPAFRNGIPVCVKNTNNPSSSGTMIIAEREYFMNPVIG